The following coding sequences are from one Saprospiraceae bacterium window:
- a CDS encoding DUF2237 domain-containing protein — MEKNPLNVFGKKLEPCNFKPLTGFYRDGCCTTGKEDVGMHTVCIVADEEFLRFSKSVGNDLSNPQPLYQFAGVKPGDKWCLCALRWKEAYIAGYAPQVVLEATNRDVLHYIDFGLLLEFKYTSPEKP; from the coding sequence ATGGAAAAAAATCCTTTAAACGTCTTCGGCAAAAAGCTGGAACCTTGTAATTTCAAGCCTTTGACCGGATTTTACAGGGATGGTTGCTGTACCACCGGAAAGGAAGATGTGGGAATGCATACGGTTTGTATTGTGGCAGATGAAGAATTTCTCAGATTTTCAAAATCAGTAGGCAACGATCTCAGCAATCCTCAGCCCCTTTATCAATTCGCTGGTGTAAAGCCAGGGGACAAATGGTGCTTATGTGCCCTCAGATGGAAAGAAGCTTATATCGCAGGATATGCGCCTCAGGTCGTGCTGGAAGCCACCAATCGAGATGTACTTCACTACATTGATTTTGGTCTGTTGTTGGAATTCAAGTATACTTCACCGGAAAAGCCTTAG
- a CDS encoding amidophosphoribosyltransferase, which produces MSDQVKHECGIAFVRLLKPLEFYAEKYGTPFYGLQKLQILMQKQRNRGQDGAGMATIKLNIPPGHKYISRRRSNASNYLQHLFEGVFNHFEGLNENQLNDANWLKKNKPFIGEVLLGHLRYGTHGDNSIETVHPFIRENNWISRNLVLAGNFNLTNVEELFDKLVSLGQYPKVKSDTVTVLEKIGHFLDEEVQQLFNWYKPEGHSQVEINPLIFENLDVCNVLKKAARKFDGGYVMAGMIGHGDAFILRDPQGIRPAFYYQDDEIVAMASERPALMTALKVQFNKIKEIKPGNALIIKFNGKVSEENCLEPLEPKHCTFERIYFSRGNDRDIYKERKQLGIELAPQILQTLDYKLDHAVFSYIPNTSETAFYGLCEALHDHMSMEKIRMIKAHPEGLNDELLRKTILQRPRIEKLVVKDDKMRTFIANDKIRGGMVSHVYDVTYGLVENDVDTLIVLDDSIVRGTTLRDSIIRILCTLHPKEIIVASSAPQIRYPDCYGIDMSQIDKFVAFRAMVDLLQERNLEYKLDEVYEACLEELKKPLEQMTNKLQDLYALFSDEEISDRIARMIEIPESGIPIKVIFQTLEGLHKSCPRHSGDWYFSGNYPTPGGYRVVNKAFVNFMEKNDVRAY; this is translated from the coding sequence ATGAGTGATCAGGTCAAACACGAGTGCGGGATAGCTTTTGTCCGACTGCTCAAACCTCTGGAGTTTTATGCTGAAAAATATGGAACTCCTTTTTACGGTTTGCAAAAGCTCCAGATACTCATGCAAAAGCAGCGCAACCGAGGGCAGGATGGAGCGGGTATGGCTACGATAAAACTCAATATTCCTCCGGGGCATAAGTATATTTCGAGAAGGAGAAGCAATGCTTCTAATTATTTACAACATCTGTTTGAAGGTGTCTTTAATCATTTTGAAGGTTTAAATGAGAATCAACTAAACGATGCAAATTGGCTCAAAAAAAATAAGCCTTTCATTGGTGAAGTGTTATTAGGTCACCTTAGATATGGAACACACGGTGACAACAGTATAGAAACAGTTCATCCTTTCATCAGGGAGAATAACTGGATAAGTAGAAATCTGGTATTGGCCGGCAATTTCAATTTGACGAATGTCGAAGAACTTTTTGATAAATTAGTGTCTTTGGGGCAGTATCCCAAGGTCAAGTCAGATACAGTGACAGTCCTAGAGAAAATAGGCCATTTTTTAGATGAAGAAGTCCAACAATTATTTAATTGGTACAAACCGGAAGGACATTCTCAGGTAGAAATCAATCCTCTGATCTTTGAGAACCTTGATGTATGCAATGTATTAAAGAAGGCAGCTCGCAAATTTGATGGAGGATATGTCATGGCAGGCATGATCGGTCATGGTGATGCTTTTATCCTTCGGGACCCACAAGGTATTCGTCCGGCATTTTACTACCAGGATGATGAAATAGTAGCGATGGCTTCGGAGAGACCGGCACTGATGACTGCACTCAAAGTGCAATTCAACAAAATCAAAGAGATCAAACCGGGCAACGCTTTGATTATTAAATTCAATGGAAAGGTGAGTGAAGAAAACTGCCTTGAACCACTTGAACCGAAACATTGCACATTCGAGCGTATCTATTTTTCCAGAGGAAATGACAGGGACATCTATAAAGAGCGCAAACAGCTGGGGATTGAGCTAGCTCCACAGATTCTTCAAACACTGGATTATAAGCTCGACCACGCAGTTTTTTCCTATATTCCCAACACTTCAGAGACAGCTTTTTACGGCCTATGCGAGGCTTTGCACGACCACATGAGCATGGAAAAAATTCGCATGATAAAAGCGCATCCTGAAGGTTTGAATGATGAACTCCTCCGAAAAACAATTCTACAAAGACCTCGTATCGAAAAACTTGTGGTGAAGGATGATAAAATGCGCACATTCATAGCGAACGATAAAATTCGAGGTGGGATGGTCTCACATGTATATGATGTGACATATGGGTTGGTAGAAAATGATGTTGATACTCTCATCGTGCTGGATGATTCTATTGTCAGAGGGACTACCCTCCGCGATAGCATTATCAGAATCTTATGTACACTGCATCCTAAAGAAATCATAGTAGCCTCATCAGCACCTCAAATCCGCTATCCGGACTGTTATGGCATAGATATGTCACAAATTGACAAGTTCGTGGCATTCAGGGCTATGGTTGATCTATTGCAAGAGCGTAATCTGGAGTACAAGCTAGATGAGGTCTATGAAGCTTGTCTAGAGGAGTTGAAAAAGCCACTTGAACAAATGACTAATAAACTTCAGGATCTATACGCATTATTCAGCGATGAAGAAATATCAGACAGAATAGCAAGAATGATTGAGATACCTGAATCAGGAATCCCTATAAAGGTGATTTTCCAAACACTGGAAGGCTTGCATAAAAGCTGTCCAAGACATTCCGGAGATTGGTACTTTTCCGGAAATTATCCTACACCTGGAGGATATCGGGTGGTGAATAAAGCTTTTGTCAATTTTATGGAGAAAAACGATGTACGGGCCTACTAA
- the mutL gene encoding DNA mismatch repair endonuclease MutL has translation MADQIFLLPDAVVNQIAAGEVIQRPASVVKELLDNAIDAQASQIKLIVQDAGKSLIQVNDNGVGMSATDARMAFERHATSKIRSADDLFHIQTMGFRGEALASIASVAQVELRTRRSEDIVGTKIFAADSKIKSQEPFAANQGTQIAVQHLFYNIPARRKFLKTDSIEAKHMYDEFVRQALSHPEISFSYFLQENEIFQLPASSLKQRLINIFGKKYNEDILTLDEQTEVMHISGFVGTPTLAKKSRGDQLIFVNRRFIKNLYLQHAIHSAYEEIIPPGMFPFYVLFLDIDPQYIDINVHPTKHEIKFEDERLIYNFLKVSVRHALAKFTLAPQLDFENSQPGIEQLLASTGKASQPGSLHKINQQAPSLIPNFSQQLNWAQMAELRQRAVDIPQEFSSGISEGGLHKPQTTDYTFFQLHNAYIVVESANGLVIIDQQIAHERILYEQYKKIIQHKKSHSIKLLFPHTIHLGSQDANILKVLMPQLQGLGFELEEFGGDSFIIHAFPEIYSLHSLEVDVIQKIIDQYQMNLEFELNVEENLARSAAVSSALKKGRQLQKEEIELLIHKLFECEMPYAGPSGRKCYLSISLEEISSKLK, from the coding sequence ATGGCTGACCAAATTTTTCTTTTACCTGATGCAGTTGTCAACCAGATTGCCGCCGGTGAGGTAATCCAGAGGCCAGCATCCGTAGTCAAAGAACTTTTGGACAATGCCATTGACGCTCAAGCAAGCCAAATTAAACTAATCGTTCAGGATGCTGGAAAATCACTCATTCAAGTCAATGATAATGGTGTCGGCATGAGCGCCACTGATGCCAGAATGGCTTTCGAGAGACATGCAACTTCCAAAATTCGCTCTGCAGACGACTTATTTCATATTCAGACCATGGGATTTCGAGGAGAAGCATTGGCTTCAATTGCATCAGTGGCACAAGTTGAACTCCGGACAAGAAGAAGTGAAGATATTGTCGGCACTAAAATTTTTGCTGCGGACTCCAAAATAAAATCTCAGGAACCATTTGCAGCGAATCAAGGGACTCAGATTGCAGTACAGCATTTGTTTTACAATATACCAGCCAGACGCAAGTTTTTAAAAACAGACAGCATTGAGGCAAAGCATATGTATGACGAATTTGTTCGCCAGGCTTTATCACACCCTGAAATTTCATTCAGCTATTTTTTACAAGAAAATGAAATCTTCCAACTTCCGGCCAGCAGCTTGAAGCAGAGATTGATCAACATTTTTGGCAAAAAATACAATGAAGATATACTCACACTAGACGAACAAACAGAGGTCATGCATATATCCGGCTTTGTAGGCACACCGACCTTGGCCAAGAAATCCCGCGGAGACCAACTGATTTTTGTCAACCGTCGCTTTATTAAGAATTTATATCTGCAACATGCAATTCATTCGGCATATGAGGAAATCATCCCTCCCGGAATGTTTCCATTTTATGTTCTTTTTCTGGATATTGATCCTCAGTATATTGACATTAATGTGCATCCTACAAAGCATGAAATCAAGTTTGAAGACGAGAGATTGATATACAATTTTCTCAAAGTATCTGTACGTCATGCTTTGGCAAAATTCACACTAGCACCTCAGCTCGATTTTGAGAACAGTCAACCTGGGATAGAACAATTATTGGCATCCACAGGTAAAGCAAGTCAGCCCGGCAGCTTACACAAAATCAATCAGCAGGCGCCATCTTTGATTCCAAATTTTTCGCAACAGCTCAATTGGGCTCAAATGGCTGAACTCAGACAACGCGCTGTTGATATTCCGCAAGAATTTTCCTCAGGTATTTCAGAAGGTGGATTGCACAAGCCTCAAACTACTGACTATACTTTCTTTCAGCTGCACAATGCTTACATCGTTGTCGAATCAGCGAATGGTCTGGTAATCATCGACCAGCAAATCGCTCATGAAAGAATCCTGTATGAACAGTACAAAAAAATAATTCAGCATAAAAAATCACATTCTATTAAGCTTCTCTTCCCACATACGATCCATTTAGGATCACAGGATGCGAACATACTTAAAGTTCTCATGCCCCAATTGCAAGGACTAGGATTTGAACTGGAAGAGTTTGGTGGTGACAGCTTTATCATTCACGCTTTTCCTGAGATATACAGTCTGCACAGCCTAGAGGTAGATGTTATCCAAAAAATTATTGATCAGTATCAAATGAACCTCGAGTTTGAGTTAAATGTTGAAGAAAATCTGGCGCGGTCTGCAGCTGTAAGCAGTGCATTGAAAAAAGGTCGTCAATTGCAGAAGGAAGAAATAGAACTACTCATTCATAAATTATTTGAGTGTGAAATGCCTTATGCAGGACCTTCCGGCAGAAAATGTTATCTTTCTAT